The DNA window ATCTTGAGGCCctgtcatactatagtatgtcttaaaaaaaatcatagtatagtacgtcgaaaaaataagtcataatatagtatgttgaaaaaaaatcatgtctaTGTGTTTGTTTCACTCCTATCTGTGTGAATGATGTGCTTCAATTTGCTCCTTGTGTTTCTGTAGCCTGTCTTCTTTCCAGgttacatggtggagaggaggttgtgtggcTCAGTCAGGCTCTAGCTGTTTGGtgacacctggaagctgcttgacatcctccagGATCCATTTTCTTCATATATGTTTTATAATCTTGGTCATTTGtctatattgtaattttattatgttagttatactgtacatctattgcatgtctgtccgTCCTGGGAGAGGGATTCCTCCTCAGTTGCGcctcctgaggtttcttccatttttttcccccagcaaGCGAGGGTTGAAGGAAAGAGGGTGTCCTATGCTGTATGgattgtaaagccctttgagacaaatttgtgatttgtgatattgggctatacaaacaAAATTGAGTTGACTTGACTGAGTACagtatgctataaaaaaaaaagtcatagtatcctacaccataaaaaatgaaaagattGAAAAGAAGTCATATAGTGTTACGTCCACTAAGTGGAACAATAACTTAAAAACAACCAAAGATTAAACAGAGTCAAAGTAAAGTGCAAAAATTAAAGGTTTATTAAAGAAAACTAAAGGTTAACAAATGTGGTGGAGGTAGGGACAAAATAGTTTTgccaattaatcaaaattaacaaaacaaaactaggCCTAACTAAATCTCTGTCttctttaaacacaacaaacaaaaggctgaCTAAGTTATCTACAAACAGCAGTTCACAAAACATACAGGGGTTGGCAACAACCACTAAACCTAGTGTTTCTAGACATGAAAATAACCTACGTGCAAAAGTGTACAGGGTACCCCAAACTTACCTATGCCCTCTACCTCCTTACCACAAACCTTATCTTTAATTTCACACTGGAAACAAGTGTCTTCACAAGTCAAATACTTCATTACaaatgagtcagagagagagagagcagcccaGAGTGTGCCTCTTTTAACTGCAGCCCACGACGGCGATTGGCTGGATGGAATGAGAGTGAGCCACTCAGCAGCTGACAAACTCTGCACAGGTGGACTCCAATCACCTCCATTAACTCTCAATCCTGGAAGCACCTGCAAGACAAGGGGGAGGGGCAGAACAGCACAGGAGTACGGCTCTGCAGGCCTGTCTGGCCCTGCAGGCACGTAACATATAAtatgcaataaaaaaatggcaaactatagtttgtcataaaaatgttttttcagtttgttggttggttttctgttaattttattccttttatCTGTTTCTTAGTGCTGAAtgattgaatttgaatttgaatgatTACTGTGTAAAGATGCCTTTGCAGTTTCCTCTTTCTTAAGCATACATTGTCTGTCAGTggaaacatttcacattttaccACAGCTATCTGAAAATGCAAGAGGTGATAAATATAGAGCTGTGAGAAAGGAAGTGGTGATCATCACAAGTGCAGTGAGCCACCAAGATGAGTTCAGGTTTTAAGTGAAGCAATACATGAACTAATGCAACAAATACAGTACAAACTACAGCATTTTATAAGATTGTATTGAGTGTattgacacattttttatgtttttccctTCTTTTGTGTCctcatgttttgttcttttctttcaaataacattttgaaagtctgaaaattatccTTATGATAATTCTGGTGCAACATACAAAACTACTTCCTCTTAAGagaataaatcaaatgaaaaattGAGTGCTactatttattcaaatttttcaaaattttaGTTGCAGGATTAGTTGAAACAGATTGTTATGACTGATGGTTGTTATTACAGCCCAGAATAGAGCCCAATAGAGGACTCCAGTGCCATACACATAGTAGGATTATCCAGAGTGAGGTGCATGGGGGTACAGCAGAGGCTGTTTACaacatgttgtaatgttgtaATGCCCAACATTACAACATGTTTGGCATGTCTTAATGCTATTAAGTTGTTCCTACAATAAAGCCAGCTCAACTGAAGATGAGGTCTCTGTATCTGGTAATTGATATCTGAAGATATcacacagataataatgcacttgtGTATCAACTTTTCGTGGATTTTCACACTCAAAGCTTCCTTGACAAAGGATTAAACATTTCAATCTTTATCAACAGATCTCAAGCAGCAAAACAGAGCTTAGAGAGGAACTTCAAAAAGAGAAGTTCATTTGTTTACATCATGAACAACGCCCTGTGGTTTtcacaggggaaaaaaacacaaccagtAGGCTGCAAGACTTTAACCCTGTGGCATGCTTGTTAGAGaaaacagaacacacacattattgcaTCGTGTAGTCAGACAGGGCAACATGTTGTAATGTTATAATGCCCAACATTACAACATTGTTCGGCATGTCTTAATGCTATTAAGTTGTTCCTACAATAAAGCCAGCTCAACTGAAGATGAAGTCTCTGTATCTGGTAATTGATATCTGAAGATATCACATAGATAATAATGCTCTTCTGTATCAACTTTTTGTGGATTTTCACACTCAAAGCTTCCTTGACAAAGGGTTCAACATTTCAATCTTTATCAACAGATCTCAAGCAGTAAAACAGAGCTTAGAGAGGAACTTCAAAAAGAGAAGTTCATTTGTTCGTATCATGAACAACGCCATGTGGTTTTGACAGGTAAAAAAACCCACAACCGCTACAAGGCTTTAACTCTGTAGTGTGCTTGTTAGAGaaaacagaacacacacattattgcaTCGTGTAGTCAGACAGGGCAACCGGACAGAGACTCGATAATGTCTATCTTCGTGATACTGGGGCTGCTGGTCTGCATCATAGCGGCACAAGGTAAGAACACTGTCTACTAAAATATTATGAACAGATACAGCAATGATGCCTGATCAGGCTTCTTTACTGTGAATAATGAACCAAACATCATAAAGTTGCTTCATATTTTATCTTATGATTAGCGATAAAAAGgttgcacggtggtgcagtggttagcactgtcaaaggttcaggttcaaacccggcttggggtccttctgtgtggagtttgtctgtctgttctccccgtgttagcgtgggttttctccgggttctccagactcctcccacagtccaaagacatgcaggttaggttgaTTGTTGACTTTAAATTGCCCGtaagtgtgagtgtgaatggttgtctgtctctatgtgtcagtcctgtgatagcCTGGCAACCTGTTCAGGGTGTACATCGCCtacgcccaatgtcagctgggatcggctccagcccccccccgagaccctgaataggataagcggttacagataatggattgGAAAGATTTGCAATATACATGTCAGGAGATTAATGAGTCTTCCTTTGtttgtataaatgtaaaaatgcattTAGAGATAACATATCTAAGAAGAGGGAATGATTTCTACGAATTATACAGGAAGGAAATGCAGAGTAaagtacgatggagtattagagccaaattgaggaaaaaaataaataaatcttagatttcgagaatgaagtcataatattatgagaatcaagtcataacattataaagtaaaaaaaaaaagtacatgccgcctgtgtgaaaatgaggaacttGGAGCATTTTGTGAAGTTACACCTTTGTATAGATTTCACAAATAACGAAATACTttatcttttggcacatcagcaccacattatcatcagtatcaggaccttgaaaagattgtgcaataAACTGCGTTTATTTCGAAGAAAGAATCCCACTACCTGGGGGAaactgcctcttttgtggagaacgaaaattactttttttcttgtaaagttataacatgtttttttgtttcccctcaatgtggccctaacactccaTCGTAGCAAACTGATCTCATTACGGTAAATATGTCCTGCTTCGTGGTgtagattttaaaaaacagtgaACAGTTTAAGACTTAAAACAGTTCAAATGCATAATTGTAAGGTCAAAAAGTGGCATCACTGTAGGTCAGAAGGGGTTGCGTCAAGTTTGTTGATGTAGAGTGAAACGTTTCACTTCTTACTAACAACAGGAATTCTGCTTCCtaatataaaacaaacagcatgtttctcagaaaaaaatgcagcaaaCAAAAAGCCATGTTTTCAATGCTGAGCATTATGCATAAAAAATTCAAGAAATAATAAgcttaaagaagaagaaaatattgacagatttattgtaaacaaataaattatattataaataaattaataaatatgtaccAGTATACTGATCTATGGAAAGTTTATCCCTcttcttgttttattgtgtctttttatccttatatttcagtgtttttttatattgttcttgtggCCTTCTTTTTGCTGGGTCCCTGGACATGGTTGCATTAGTTTCACCTCTATCCTGGGGCAAGCTGTGTCAAGAGTTAATAGTAAGTTGTAGTTGTAGGAATTAGGAGAACTATTTGTTGTATTAAGTCTGTTCACTTCAAGAAAAGTTTTGAACATACTGAGTGGGCCTGCAGGAGAAACAACACAGCTTTGCCAACCCTTAATAAACTATGAAAAGCTGAGGGTACTTCACTTCTTCATTTAGCACTATTAAGGTCACAGGGTCAAATATGAAGCCTGCATTAAATGGTGACGACATATATTATGTGtgatttttattgtattgtgtgTCTACTGTTTCTACAGGGCCCAGTGCTGTGACTCCTGTGTTTGTGCAGAAGGGAGGAGATGTGCTTCTGAATATTGATGCTGATGTTCCAGAGAAGTTTTCTTTTGTTGAGTGGAACTTcaataaaacagatgttttagTAAGATTTCCACCTAGTGGTGAACAACCAATAGTCTTTGATAATTACGCTGAAAGGATTGAGGATTTTCCTGTGAAAAAATACTCGGTGAAATTGAAGAATCTAACAGAGGCAGACAGGGGAGTTTATACTGCAAAAGTGGTATCGCTTAAAGATAAAGACAGAACACTAGCTCAATACAACGTCACAGTTCAAGGTGAGTTTGTTAACATTTCAGACACCGATTTtctgctgccatgtttctaaaaTTCTTCACAGAAACTTTCCCTCCTCAGATCCAGTGTCTCCAGTTAATCTGTCAGTGATCTCAGTAGACTCCAGAAGCTCAGAGTGTGACCTCAATGTGACCTGCAGAACACAGGACTCTCACATTAACAGCACTTTTAGATGTGACAATCAAACCTGCAgtcaggagggaggagagcgAACAGAGGTCACAACCTCTGGTGCTTCTCTCCACGTCTACCTGTTGAATGGCTCAATCATCTGTAACCATAGCAACGACGTCAGCAGGACcgaggacattaaaataattgaaCATGTTTGCCTCCAACCTGATGGTAAGACTGAAAGACAGAACAACTTCCTGATAATAATGCACAGTTTGGGGTTAGATTAAGACTTAtaagcatttatttttcaaagaaAAACTTCATACGTCCAAGTGAATAAAttaagttaagataagataaataaattggGTTTGTTACAAATATTGTGAAAATCCATGTTTCCAttcttatttgtgttttcagGGGTGCGTAGGCTGTAGGATTTTAGTACTTCTCAAGGAAGAGTTGCTCTGGTGGAAGAAATTACCTCATTAATTGAGTTCAACCATAGTGGGTTTGGCATTTTAAAAgccatttaaccctctgagacctgtttttgtcttttatttaaatattgattcatatttgatcagcgctgcttagtgtgaccatttgatcggagtttgtgagtgattgacagctgctcagagacggcaaggctccagctcggctctgattggttgtttacctccggtctgtgaaatcttgcagatgccattagaagcaccggaggacactggaggacacatgattttttttcagattacctgtctcatgctctactgtcaggatatagtgacctttaaaaatataatatttgttcCATTTCCGCTGCAGTTttaatgacaatattaattcaataactcatttaaatgttttactttattttagcaTAGAATGTACTATTTGTCTCCATTACTGTATTATTAAGTAcagaacacatactgtaggacGGCCCCTCAACATGATTGTTTCCTTCAAATTAGcacaaaaaaactgttaaattgaagagtgaaataataaaacaatgaatcaacATGAAACTATAATGCTGTTTTACAATGCAAGATGAAGTCTTTAAAACTCAACTGCACTTTGCAATGCATGCATTTTGAAATGTAGGaattacagtacttgagtaaactACAAAGTACACAGAATGTTATCCGAACTGATTTGTTCCTGTTGTGCTGTCGCGTCACAGTCTGGATGTGTTTTGTGTAATGAAATCacctgttttgttgtgttgcagaTCCAGTGTGTCCTCCTGCTGGTATCTCTGTGTGCCTGCTGAAGATAGTCGTGTTCTCTGTCGGTCTGATCATCATGGTGTCTGCTGTCATCACTGTTCACCTCATGGAGAAGCTCAAgaagaacaaataaataaatagttctCTACCAGCCAATCTTACATTTATGTATGTCACCCTCTTTAGTTAAACGTACCCTGTTTTCTTTGTATTGCTCGAGCCCTCATGGTACACATTCCTGCCACTGATCTTATGCTATTCCACTGATCCACAGTTGGTGGCAGTAACACACCAAGAAATGAAGTAGTGCGCCAACAAAGGTGAAGAGGTAGAAGACTGCAAGCAACCAAACATGGATGTATACCATTTAGGATTTAAAGTATTTGTAAAAatcagctttgcaaatgtttcatGAGGAAGGAAACTGATTCAACACGTTAATAAGGCTTCAAAGATACTAACAATGCATTTTGACAAGTAAGGAAACAAGAAAACTGCACAGGACACCTTTAATACAAATGCTGATTATTCTTGATTATCCATTGATTGTACCCAATAATCACTTTTCTCActttgtaaataaaatgtttgtacagaaataaccatgttaaagatttttttggatgataaaaaaacaacaaaaaataaaatctgtatgATCAAGACCaacaaaatacaagaaataTCCTTGATGTAACACTGAATGTGGTCCTATTTAcagtattataaatatttatatgtaggctacaatatgtttcaatatttgtttaatcATGTGTTAATCTCTGGGTGAAAGCAGTAGACGAAGAAGTGAAGCCATTgtggaagtaccttaaacttgcattctttcttatagccagcagggggcgacaaaacacattaaataaatcattcaaGTCCTTAGAAATAATGTACAACACTGTTTATCTCTTAACgacaaattaaatgtaattctgTTCACAACTGCACAAGAGACCTTCAAATGTTTCCACATTTTTAGTTCCGTAGAACAGCATCAGATTCTTTCTCTGGCTCAAATCGTGATGAAACAAAAAGCTACttctgaatgtgtgtgatgCTTAGTAACATTTCCTCATtgttttacagctttttttattgaaatgtttGAAAAGTCTTTTCATTCCAGAGCAGGTCATATAAACTTATACATTAGCAGCTTTGGCAACACTTAgtaaaactgtaaattgcaGTAAGCACAGTAGAATAAAATTcctgtttaaagctgcagttggtaactttgagcaaatatgataaaaagttactatatcctgacagtaatgcatgagacagattATGTCATGTACATGttcatgttcctctgtctcctcctagtgctcctaatggcatttgcatttttttccggtgaccaaaagaaaacaaccaatcagagccgagcagccTCTGGGCAGCTGCTGCTCGAGAAacttgtgaactccgatcaaactgtcaaactaggcagcgctgaaatgtgttcagaaacattttgtagtgtactgtttagccaTGTTTAAagcagtcgagccaaaaccaagcaccgcccaccagccagaacaaactttcattttacagctaaacagtacactgaaacatctgaggagagaaataggcatgccattatgagcacaggaggacagagggaaatgtgttgttgttttttttgttttttaacagattatttgtctcatgcactatttacaggatatagtgacagttatatgaaaataactttttcatcaTATATACTCAAAGTGACAGACTTCAACTTTAATTGTTTAAGGACATGGCAGACTTTTCTACCGGAGCATACAGGCTCTCTGGCACAGACGTGTCTCTAGTCTTATCTGGATCCGGGGGTCCAGTGTGAGGTCCTACCAAGCAGTAGGTGGAGGTTGGAGAAAGACCTGAAGCATCATCTGTTGGACTCTGATCCAGAGGTTGGGCTGTAGTTCCGATCTGGAAAATATATCACATGCAATGTTTTAAGCAAAGGTTGTTtgccatttttattttacactttattattaATTGTGCTATTTTTCTGTATTAACATGGGAAGTAATCTCACTACGATTAACAGCAGCTCATATAAATCCTTCAAATACTACAAACATCTGTATCATGGACTACAAAAGTGTTAAGCctgttttttcataacattACAATGAATTTGTAACTAAAATGCATGAAATTGCTATAAAACGTAGTTTTAGGTGTTTTTCATCAAGAGCAGAGTAAGGTGTGTCTGAAAGATCCTAGTTGAGTTCAAATGAATCTCTTGGCCGAGAGAGcacaacacactgcagcttAAACACAAGCACGTAAAGAAAGCATCTACGCCACTTTGACAACACAGAAAGTATGTTGCAtttagaaaaagacagaaaatcaGAGTTTTTCTCCTTCTCTTGATTTGTTCCAAGGCTGAAATTGAGGTTTGCATAGTACATTGTTAGTTACTGTGATCTTCTACAGTACATTGGTGGTTACTGTGATTTGATACATTAAATTAGTGTTTACTGTGattttatacagtacattgttGGTTACTGTGATCTTCCACAGTATCAACTTCATTACTGTAAAATTCACAGTAAATCTTGAATTACTGTAATTTTCAATTGAATATGCAGTATTTTACTGTGAAATAGAATACAGTACTTTACTGCGCACAAACACAGTAATGTACTGTGGATTTCCCAGGCATGTTTCACAGTGTAGGGATAGCCAATAGAAGCATGTGAGGCTCCAGTTTCTGATTTTGAAAACATAATAAACTTGATTTTCCTCAAATCCGTTTTCATTTGTTAAAATGCTCAAAATTTGAAATTGTGTGTGTGGCAAATGTTGGGTgagtgatgttaaaaaaaatgtaacgcTTACCTGTGgtatttcatatactgtattttcgATGCTCCCTCTGTTATCTGCAGgtcagttgtaaaaaaaaatacatgttgatttgctttaatttacatttcattttagagCTTTACCTTTTAACCGcattatatttacattactTGAGCTGCAGCCTCATTGAGTCCAGATTTAGGGTGTGTCTAAATGACTCCATCTTCAAACAGCAGCACTTTTTAAAACCTCTATGTGCAGgatttgatattattattattattgtaattgcATTACCGAATACACACGGAGGATTTATAAGTATGGCAGAGGATGGACTTTAGAACACTGAATTCCCGTGTACAGTAAACAGATAAGAGTTTGCAAATTTTACATGTAATTATATGTTAAAATTCATACTTGGACTTACAGATTCCTAGCTTTCGATAATAACAAAACAGGCCTGACAGAACAGCAGAGACGAAAATGACAATTTGGACAGCAACAAAAGCCCCGGTGACATTGCTGGCATGTTGTTTAGGAtctgtaaagaaaaacaaaagccagATTAGAAAAGTATGTCTGGTTTAAGTCTTGCAACATAATTGAAAATGTGCCACTGTAGCATCACATCTTCCCAGCCTATGCTTTTAACAGACTGCAGTTTTAATGATACAAATGTCTTGGTAACCTGCTCTgtggtaataataaaaaatatattttaaaaaacggTCACAATTTAAATCTATCAACTTTCCAAAATTCCCTGAATGAGCTAATTTAAATATCACCTGCTTCTTAGTTTTACAATTTCATTTTCTAGTTTAACTTTATAACCTACCAAATACTAACAATTCATGCCAGCCGATAGATAAGGCTTATAATTTTTGGTTTTTACTAGGTTTCACTGAAACATacgttaaataaaaaaatatataaacaaaaaaaaatgtatttaaactgATTTTAACTCAATTTGATATCCCTCCTCCCCACACACAAGCAGTTTTATTTCCTGTCCTAGAAAGAGGATGTTCacagcagtttacagtaaaagAGGTCATCCTGAGACGAGGACAAAAAtagttgtgattttttaaaacgCCCctgctttttctgtggtgttcctcaaggtcttggtgtcttaatctggtattttggagggattatagGTCATTtcttatcaattctcgagtggtaaaaatggttaaatttagcaccaaatctgtgtaacaaatggtatcaacccaaaaattgctgcaacaacttatgagacataatagagcatgggaatggaaaTCATATACTTGGATCAAtaattaatcattaataaattcatgtttatttctgattaatgactagaacaacttgacacacagtgctgagctgcatctcaaattaatcttcaggttcccggctttcagatgatgtacaccacttaaatgtgctgacctgctatctcccccctaaagaccccctaaagaccccctgtacccccctaaaaaaagacaaaaacaggtcttaGAGGGTTAAATGGCTTTTAAAATGCCAAACATACTATGGTTGAACTCAAATAATGAGGTAATTTTATGCCACCAGAGCAACTCTTTCTTGAGAAGTACTAAAATCCTACAGCGTACGCAcccctgaaaacacaatgaaaaatgGAAACATGGATTTTAACCATATTTGTAACAAACccaatttatttatcttaacttaatttatttacttgGACTAATGGaagatttctttaaaaaagaaatgtttataaGTCTTAATCTAACTCCAAACTGTGCATTATTTTCAGGAAGTTGTTCTGTCTTTCAGTCTTACCATCAGGTTGGAGGCAAACATGTTCAATTATTTCAATGTCCTCGGTCCAGCTGAcctggttgctatggttacagaTGATTGAGCCATTCAACAGGTAGATGCGGAGAGAAGCACCAGAGGTTGTGACCTCTGAttgctctcctccctcctgacTGCAGGTTTGGTTGTCACATCTAAAAGTGCTGTTAATGTGAGAGTCCTGTGTTCTGCAGGTCACAGTGAGGTCACACTCTGAGCTTCTGGAGTCCACTGAGATCACTGTCAGTTCAACTGGAGACACTGGATCTGAGGAGGGAAAGTTTCTGTGAAGAATTTGAGAAACATGGCAGCAGAAACTCTCTATCGGTGTCCGACATGTTAACAAACTCACCTTGAACTGTGACGTTGAATTCAGCTAGTGTTCGGTCTTCTTGATCCAATACCACTCGTGCAGTATAAACTCCCCTGTCTGCCTCTGTTAGATTCTTTAATTTCACAGAGTATTTTTTCTCAGGAAACTCAACCCTTCCAGTGTAACCTTGAGAGGGTAATGGTTGTCTACCAGGTC is part of the Sebastes umbrosus isolate fSebUmb1 chromosome 12, fSebUmb1.pri, whole genome shotgun sequence genome and encodes:
- the LOC119498717 gene encoding uncharacterized protein LOC119498717 isoform X2; this translates as MRPWVVLVFAVSLLLSCESQGPSAVTPVFVQKGGDVLLKVDADVPEDFISFEWNFNTSAILAIFRPGREPSVFPDYTGRVEFPDKKYSVKLKNLTEADRGVYTARVVLDRGDRTLAEYKVTVQDPVSPVELTVISVDSRSSECDLTVTCRTQDSHINSTFRCDNQTCSQEGGEQSEVTTSGASLRIYLLNGSIICNHSNQVSWTEDIEIIEHVCLQPDDPKQHASNVTGAFVAVQIVIFVSAVLSGLFCYYRKLGIYNRGSIENTVYEIPQIGTTAQPLDQSPTDDASGLSPTSTYCLVGPHTGPPDPDKTRDTSVPESLYAPVEKSAMSLNN
- the LOC119498717 gene encoding uncharacterized protein LOC119498717 isoform X3, with product MKPWVVIVFAVSLLLSCESQGPSAVTPVFVQKGGDVLLKVDADVPEDFISFEWNFNTSAILAIFRPGREPSVFPDYTGRVEFPDKKYSVKLKNLTEADRGVYTARVVLDRGDRTLAEYKVTVQDPVSPVELTVISVDSRSSECDLTVTCRTQDSHINSTFRCDNQTCSQEGGEQSEVTTSGASLRIYLLNGSIICNHSNQVSWTEDIEIIEHVCLQPDDPKQHASNVTGAFVAVQIVIFVSAVLSGLFCYYRKLGIYNRGSIENTVYEIPQIGTTAQPLDQSPTDDASGLSPTSTYCLVGPHTGPPDPDKTRDTSVPESLYAPVEKSAMSLNN
- the LOC119498717 gene encoding T-lymphocyte surface antigen Ly-9-like isoform X4, whose translation is MRPWVVLVFAVSLLLSCESQGHSAVTPVFVQKGGDVLLNVDADVPEDFVLVEWNVNKTILARFRPGRQPLPSQGYTGRVEFPEKKYSVKLKNLTEADRGVYTARVVLDQEDRTLAEFNVTVQDPVSPVELTVISVDSRSSECDLTVTCRTQDSHINSTFRCDNQTCSQEGGEQSEVTTSGASLRIYLLNGSIICNHSNQVSWTEDIEIIEHVCLQPDDPKQHASNVTGAFVAVQIVIFVSAVLSGLFCYYRKLGIYNRGSIENTVYEIPQIGTTAQPLDQSPTDDASGLSPTSTYCLVGPHTGPPDPDKTRDTSVPESLYAPVEKSAMSLNN
- the LOC119498717 gene encoding uncharacterized protein LOC119498717 isoform X1; this translates as MKPWVVIVFAVSLLLSCESQGPSAVTPVFVQKGGDVCLNVDADVPEDFLLVEWKFNKTDVLARFPSSREPSVFPGYTGRIEFPEKKYSVKLKNLQEADRGVYTARVALEQGDQTLARYNVTVQDPVSPVELTVISVDSRSSECDLTVTCRTQDSHINSTFRCDNQTCSQEGGEQSEVTTSGASLRIYLLNGSIICNHSNQVSWTEDIEIIEHVCLQPDDPKQHASNVTGAFVAVQIVIFVSAVLSGLFCYYRKLGIYNRGSIENTVYEIPQIGTTAQPLDQSPTDDASGLSPTSTYCLVGPHTGPPDPDKTRDTSVPESLYAPVEKSAMSLNN
- the LOC119498717 gene encoding T-lymphocyte surface antigen Ly-9-like isoform X5; this encodes MRLWVVIVFAVSLLLSCESQGHSAVTPVFVQKGGDVLLNVDADVPEDFVLVEWNVNKTILARFRPGRQPLPSQGYTGRVEFPEKKYSVKLKNLTEADRGVYTARVVLDQEDRTLAEFNVTVQDPVSPVELTVISVDSRSSECDLTVTCRTQDSHINSTFRCDNQTCSQEGGEQSEVTTSGASLRIYLLNGSIICNHSNQVSWTEDIEIIEHVCLQPDDPKQHASNVTGAFVAVQIVIFVSAVLSGLFCYYRKLGIYNRGSIENTVYEIPQIGTTAQPLDQSPTDDASGLSPTSTYCLVGPHTGPPDPDKTRDTSVPESLYAPVEKSAMSLNN